The genomic DNA caAAAgctaaattattgattattattatattattatttgtgccctggtcctataagagctctttgtcaatTCCCATGAGCCGGATTGTGACAAaaacacactcattcttatgtttaatacatgtatcgtatgtggcaggcttacaatgatggcaaaaaacaacatttgagagtgcgatgaccttggtgctagagggggtacgcagctggaggttgaatgtttgaaggggtacgggactataaaaagtagGTAGCCGATACCAGGTAGCAGAGCCATAGAAACCTGTCCCTCCCATAATGCCCCTAACTCTCCCTTTCTGCCCCTATCTCTATCCCTATGTTGCTACCCTccctcacacacgcacgcacacacacacacacacacacacacgcacacacacacacacacacacacacacacacacacacacacacacacacacacacacacacacacacacacacacacacacacacacattgtaaacCCTGGAACCCATCCATCCCACGTTGTCTCTGTCCTTTACTCCTCTCAGCTATTACCCTCTTCCCCTTCTTTCCCTTCCCACACTTTCTTCTCCCCATCCTCTGCCTCCTCCCAtgcttctttctctcccttctcctgcCCCTCTTTCCCTTCTaccctcctcctttccctcccttaCTCCATCCTGTCACTCCCGTCCCCGTTGATCTGCACCACACACTCCTTGTCCAGCGACTCCTTGCAGTGGGCCATGCCAAAGTGCTGACTGCTCACCTGGTACCTGCCATGCTTGTCCAGCCCCATGGCGGGCACGAAGCGCCGCTCAAACTGGATCTCCTGGCGCAGGTAGGACGTTCTTTTCTGGCAGGCGTCGCCCGTGCCCTCCTGTGAGGCGGAGAGAAACACCACTAGCTCAAAGTGGCTGGCGCTGCCCTCACGCAGGGCTGGGTAAAGGGGGCTGTGGCGGTCCAGGATGTGGTAGAAGGTGAGGGGGAAGATGAAGAATGGACAGGGGCGGGGGCCCAGCCGGTCCAGCTGGAAGTCCAGGTTGGTCTGGTGCAGGACCTGGTCGTCTCTCTCTTCATACAGGACGGCACTGACTTCCACGTCCACCAGGGGGCGGCGCAGAAGGTTGGTGGCCCGGAACATGAGGCAGGGCTGGCCCTGGTGCTGACCCACCACCGCCTGGGGGCTGAATTGGATGGCCCCGGCACGCTTCTGGGGACGGGCGATCTTAGCCACAAACGCACCTGAAGGGCGgggatgtgtgagagagagagttaagatgTACATATCAGTCGTTTTCCTTAGAATTATgtaagttttatttttttttatctcaagaGACCCGGTGAAACAAAGACCGAAtataaacaataaaataaaataatgaagaTGAAGACCAAACAGCTGTGCCCT from Salmo trutta chromosome 26, fSalTru1.1, whole genome shotgun sequence includes the following:
- the LOC115163662 gene encoding inward rectifier potassium channel 13-like, which translates into the protein MTTKTTNDLDGNKVSSSPLLLSTSSPSYLSCQRLVTKDGHCALRSAPPSPGLWPSWASATAWVLALQDLWGAVVCLRWRWVLLAFCTSFVAHWLLFACLWYLLAHLNGDLAVEDHNAPPEGHVVCVKHITSFTAAFSFSLETQLTIGYGTMFPSGDCPSAIALLAVQMLLGLMLEAFITGAFVAKIARPQKRAGAIQFSPQAVVGQHQGQPCLMFRATNLLRRPLVDVEVSAVLYEERDDQVLHQTNLDFQLDRLGPRPCPFFIFPLTFYHILDRHSPLYPALREGSASHFELVVFLSASQEGTGDACQKRTSYLRQEIQFERRFVPAMGLDKHGRYQVSSQHFGMAHCKESLDKECVVQINGDGSDRME